The region CGAAAATAAAAAATCAACTGGAAACGCCGCAGGCTTTCCTCCATCCACTTTTCCGCTTCCCTTTAACTTAGTTATTTCTCCTGGGGATAAAAGTAAAGAAGAAATTCTCTCAGAAATAGACTATGGTATTTATGTTTCTAGATTCCATTATACAAACGTTGTTGATGTTACAAGTTTTTCTGTAACAGGTATGACAAGGGATGGAACTTTTTTAATTGAAAAGGGCAAAATTACAAAAGCTATCAAAAATCTTAGATTCACAGATTCATTTTTAAGAGTTTTAAGTAGTGATATTGAAATCTCAAAGGAAAGAAAACTAATCGCAGAGTCAAGTCCTTATGGTTTTCGTTTCTCAACTGGTGTTTATGCGCCCTACATTTTATGCTCTCTAAGATTCACAAGTTTGACTTATTTTTAGAGGTTATCTAATACTACCTACTCTCTCTTAAAAGCCTGAGATATTCATTTTGCGGATATACATCAATAGAGAAAACCCATTCAGAAAGGTAAGATACTCTTTCCTCTTCGTTCTTAGGAATCTCAAGTGGCCTTCCTCTTCCATCTAGAATAATGCCAACAACTCCTCCTCTTACTTCTCTTTCAACCTTTTTGCCTTGCCCCTCTCCCACGTCAAAATTTTTCTCCGGGATTAAAATTACCTTAGCTTTTTCTCCAACTGAAAGGGGAATTTTCTTTAGCTCTCCAAATTTAAGTTCAAATTCTATCTCTTCAAGGTTTTCCTTTATTATCTTTCCTTTCAATATTTTTTTATTTTTTCTATCTATTCCCTTAGGGGCAATGCACGTACCAAGCCATATTAGACAATCTTTTTTGAAAACCTCCATTGCTGACTTTTCGTGAACCGTTGAGAGAACCCCAAGGTGTGGCATCATAAAGATAGAATCGACCGTTAAATAAGTAATACCTTCAGGTTGAAAAGCATCTATCATCATCAGGGCAGCTTGACTTCTCCTTGGAGCATGTGAAAGGATTCCTCCTGATCCTATAATCATTCCAAGAGTCATCATATTAACAAGAGTTTCACCCCCTGCGGTTTGAGCAAAAACATCAGATATTGTTCTTTCTTTTTGAACTCCCTTTAGACTTACTGCCATCTGTTTATGTTGCTCTAGGGCTAGCCTCAAAGCCTCTCGTGCAATTGCTTGCTCTACTATAAGATCTTCAAGACTCTGAGGAATGGTCGTGGGTCTTATCATTTTGTTTCTTATTCTGTTTCTTAAATCACTAACCTTTATCTTAAAAGGTATCCATCTTAAAATGTTTTCCATACCCGCTTCTACCATTACGTTTGATATGGAGTAACTCATACCCAAATTAGCGCTAACGGTTCTGTTAAAAATACCCTGAAAGACACTAAAGACATCTGTCGTGGCTCCACCTATATCAACGCCTAAAATTTCAATTCCCTCCATTTCAGCAACTTTTTGCATAAGAAGGCCTACTGCTCCTGGTGTTGGCATAATCGGAACGTCTGTCCAGCTCATTAGTTTCGGATAACCTGGGGCATGGGCCATAACGTGTTCAAGGAAGAGGTCATGTATTTTATTTCTTGCAGGTCCTAAATTTTCTACTTCAAGTACAGGTCTTATATTATCAACTATAGAGAGAGCTGTTTTGTCCTTTAAGATTTCTGCTATATCTTCCCTTGCATCCTTGTTACCAGCATAAATGACCGGCAGTTTATAACTAATTCCGAATCTTGGTTTTGGTTCTGCTGCTCTTATAAGTTCTGCAAGTTCGATTACATGCTTTTTGGTTCCGCCATCGATACCGCCTGCAAGAAGTATCATATCAGGTCGAAGTTGTCTAATTAATTCAACTCTTTTATAGGGAAGTCTCCCGTCGTTTGAGGCAATTGTTTCCATTACGATTGCTCCTGCCCCAAGGGCTGCTCTTGCCGCTGACTCAGCTGTCATGCTCTTTACAACACCAGCTACCATCATCTGAAGACCACCACCTGCAGATGAAGTCGAAACATAAAGATCTACACCTTTTGAGCCCTTTGCTCCCTTTATAATTTTTTCCCCCTCTAAAATCTGAATACCTGTTAATTCTTCTAATTCTCTAAATGCGTTTAAAGCCCCTCTCGTTACATCCTCAAAGGGCTTTTCAACCGTAGTTGGAGCCTCACCTCTTGCTACAAGCGTATAGCTTTCCCCCCTTTTCTCTATTAAAATTGCTTTTGTTGTAGTGCTTCCACAATCGGTAGCAAGTATTCTTAGCGGATCTTTTATCATTTCCAGTTAAAACTCTTATAGGGAATGGAACCATTTAAAAATTTTAAATAAGTTTTTAGTTAAATTCAAATTTAATTTTCTTGAGAGTACTCTTCAATTTTTCTGATTAACTTTTCGATATTTTCTCTATTTTCGAGCATTTCGTAAAAATTTTTGTAATCCTTAAAAGAGAAAAAGGAAGTTATAATTGGTTCAAAGGCTACAAGTAGACTTGAGACAATAAATGAAAGGGGTTTTGCTGATTCTAAAAGAATTATGAAAATTGTTTCAAGTTTTAAATCACATACTCTTTTAGCAATTCTATCGATTAACTCATCATAGTTTTGTGAATTTGAAAGGTTAGTCAAGGAGGGTCTCTCTAACGTTGAGTTCTTTATTTGCTTTAACTTCGTCAAGTCTTTTAACTGGTGTAGTGTGTGGTGCATTTATGACAACCTCGGGATTTTTTTCTATTTCTTCTATTATTTTTTCGATTGTTTTTACAAATTCATCTAAGGTTTCAATTGACTCTGTTTCTGTCGGTTCTATCATAAGAGCTTCTTTTACAATCAATGGGAAATACATCGTTGGGGCATGGAATCCATAGTCAAGTAATCTTTTGGCAATGTCAAGCGCCTTTACATTATGCTTTCTTTTGATATTTTCGGCAGATAACACAAACTCATGCATAGAGGGCCTGTTGGGGTAAGGATTTTCAAGGTACTTCTCCAGTTTTTTTCTTAAATAATTAGCGTTTAGGATAGAAAATTCTGCGATTTTTCTTAAATTTTCTTTTCCTATTCTTAAAATATAGGAAAGTGCCCTTACCCATACAAGAGGGTGACCGTAAAAGGCATGTACTTTTCCTATTGAATGAGGAAAATCATAGGAAAGTTTTAATTCTCCGTTTTCCTCTACTATTCGAGGAATAGGTAGATACTTTTCGAGAAACTTTTTAACACCGACTGGTCCTGCACCTGGTCCTCCTGAACCGTGAGGTGTTGAAAATGTCTTATGCAGATTGAAATGAAGAATGTCTACCCCGGTATCTCCTGGTCTTACTATTCCTAATAGGGCATTTAAATTGGCGCCGTCCATATAAAGAAGTATATCCTTCTCATGAAGCATTTCTGAGATGATTTTTATATTTGATTCGAATAAACCCAGTGTATTCGGATTAGTTATCATAAGAGCAGCTACTTCTTCACTGATCAGCTCTTTAAGTTTTTCAATATCCACGAGTCCCTCTGAGTTAGACTTTATCTCTATAGCGGTATAACCTGCAAGAGTTACAGATGCTGGATTTGTACCGTGAGCTGAGTCAGGCACTAAAACGTACTTTCTTGGATTTCCTTTTTCAGTGTGGTATTTTCTAACTATAAGCATCCCCACTAACTCTCCGTGAGCACCTGCAGCAGGCTGTAAGGTAACTCTATCCATACCAGATATTATGCAAAGAAAATTCTCAAGTTCTTTTGCCAACCTCAGGATGCCTTGAACTGTAAATGAAGGCTGTAGAGGATGTAAATTTACAAAGTTAGGATGAGATGCAAGCTCTTCATTTAGCTTGGGATTATATTTCATAGTACATGATCCAAGAGGATAAAAGCCATAATCGACAGAGTAGTTTTTTCTTCCGAGTCTATCAAAATGTCTTACAATTTCTCCTTCTGTTAGATTCGGTATCCTGAGTTCGCTCTTTCTTCTTAAATCCTCGGGTATTTCATCCCCTACTTTTATATTACTCTGGGTTATCCTATGTTTATACTGAATAAATATGTTTCCCATTCTTTAATTTTAAGCTTTTCATAGCTTATAATCAAATAATGGAAGTGCGACTTAGGTTTGCTCCATCGCCTACTGGAGTACTTCATGTAGGGGGGGTAAGGACGGCAATTTATAACTTTCTTTATGCTAAAAAAATGAGGGGGAAGTTTCTTTTAAGAATTGAGGATACTGATGTAGAGAGATCAAGGGAAGAGTTTATAGATGTAATTTTGGGTGGTTTAAGGTGGTTAAAAATAGAGTGGGATGAGGAGATTATCTTTCAGAGTAAAAGGTTAGAAATTTATAGAAAATATGCGGAAAAACTTATAAGGGAAAAAAAAGCATATTACTGCTTTTGTTTAGAGGAAGAGCTTGAAGAAGAAAGGAAAATACTTAGGCTTGAGAAAAAACCGACTAAATATTCAAGAAAATGTCTTAAAAGAAGTGAGGTGGAAATCAAAAAATTATTGAGTGAAAATAGGGAAAAAGCAATTAGATTTTTGGTTCCGGAGGGGGAGACTAGGTTCGTTGACCTAATTCATGGTGAAATTGTCTTTAAAAATGAAGAGATTGAGGATTTTATTATATTAAGGAGTGATGGAACACCAACTTATAATTTTGCCTGTGTGATTGATGATAAGGATATGGGAATAACTCATGTCATAAGAGGTGATGATCATATATCAAATACACCAAAACAAATTTTACTTTATAAAGCCTTTGGATGGAAGATACCCGAGTTTGCTCATCTTCCTATGATTTTAGGGCCAGATAGAAAAAAGCTTTCAAAGAGACATGGTGCAACTTCAGTGATAGAGTTTAAAGAAGAAGGATTTTTACCAGAGGCCCTCTTTAACTTTCTTGCTCTTTTAGGATGGTCACCAGGTGGGGATGTTGAAATAATATCAAGAGAGGAGATGATAGAGAAATTTGATATAAGAGATTGTAGAAAAAGTGCAAGTATATTTGATAGACAAAAACTTTTATGGATGAATTCCGAGTATATAAAAAGAAAAGATATAAATGAGCTTGTAGAACTTTCCCTTGAATTTTTAAGAAAGGAGAAGTGGTGGAAAAGAGAGTATGAGAAAGATCTGGATTTTCTTAAAAAAGTAATAGAACTTACAAGGGAGAGAGCCAAGGTTTTAAGGGATATTCCGTATTTGATTGATTATTTTTATAAGGATGATTTTGGTTATGATATTGAGGCAGTTGAAAGATACTTTGCTGATCCTAAGGTATTTGAGGGGTTAGAAGAAGTAAAAGGTGAATTCGAGACACTCGAGGTATGGAATGAAGAAGAGATAGAGAAAGTTGTAAGAAAAGTGGCTGATAACTTAGGTGAGAAACATGCCTTTTTAATTCACCCACTTAGAATTGCGTTAACAGGGAGGAAGGTTGGTCCTTCGCTTTTCAAATTGATGGAATTGATTGGTAAGGAAAGGTGTATAGAGAGAATAAGAAGAATAATAAAGGAACTTTGGGGCTACATTCCAGGAAAGACAGAGTTTAAGAAAATTTAAACAAAAGAGGTTCAGATCCTTTTTAAGTAAGATTAAAAAATGGCTGTTGAGTCTATTTTTTATTCCTATAGGGACAAAAATGCCTCATTTTGAATTAAAGGATCCCTTCGGTAAAGTTTATTCAACAAAGGAACATATGGGTAAGGTTGGTTTACTTATTGTATTTACATGTAACCATTGTCTTTATGCAAAAGCTTATGCCAAGACTTTTAAGACTAGCTGATGAAATAAATAAAATTGGCATAAATACCTTTGCAATAAATCCTAACTCAAAAAATGTTGATTATCCTGAAGATTCTGTAACCGAAATGATAAACAAAATAAAGGAGTGGAAAATAAATATACCTTATTTAGTTGATGAGAATCAGGAAGTTGCTAAAATGTATAAGGCTCAGTGCACCCCGGACTTTTATCTTCTTGATAGGGAAATGAATCTATATTATCATGGAAGACTTGACGATAATTGGAAAGATGAAAGTCTTG is a window of Candidatus Hydrothermales bacterium DNA encoding:
- a CDS encoding glutamate mutase L, whose translation is MIKDPLRILATDCGSTTTKAILIEKRGESYTLVARGEAPTTVEKPFEDVTRGALNAFRELEELTGIQILEGEKIIKGAKGSKGVDLYVSTSSAGGGLQMMVAGVVKSMTAESAARAALGAGAIVMETIASNDGRLPYKRVELIRQLRPDMILLAGGIDGGTKKHVIELAELIRAAEPKPRFGISYKLPVIYAGNKDAREDIAEILKDKTALSIVDNIRPVLEVENLGPARNKIHDLFLEHVMAHAPGYPKLMSWTDVPIMPTPGAVGLLMQKVAEMEGIEILGVDIGGATTDVFSVFQGIFNRTVSANLGMSYSISNVMVEAGMENILRWIPFKIKVSDLRNRIRNKMIRPTTIPQSLEDLIVEQAIAREALRLALEQHKQMAVSLKGVQKERTISDVFAQTAGGETLVNMMTLGMIIGSGGILSHAPRRSQAALMMIDAFQPEGITYLTVDSIFMMPHLGVLSTVHEKSAMEVFKKDCLIWLGTCIAPKGIDRKNKKILKGKIIKENLEEIEFELKFGELKKIPLSVGEKAKVILIPEKNFDVGEGQGKKVEREVRGGVVGIILDGRGRPLEIPKNEEERVSYLSEWVFSIDVYPQNEYLRLLRESR
- the gcvPB gene encoding aminomethyl-transferring glycine dehydrogenase subunit GcvPB produces the protein MGNIFIQYKHRITQSNIKVGDEIPEDLRRKSELRIPNLTEGEIVRHFDRLGRKNYSVDYGFYPLGSCTMKYNPKLNEELASHPNFVNLHPLQPSFTVQGILRLAKELENFLCIISGMDRVTLQPAAGAHGELVGMLIVRKYHTEKGNPRKYVLVPDSAHGTNPASVTLAGYTAIEIKSNSEGLVDIEKLKELISEEVAALMITNPNTLGLFESNIKIISEMLHEKDILLYMDGANLNALLGIVRPGDTGVDILHFNLHKTFSTPHGSGGPGAGPVGVKKFLEKYLPIPRIVEENGELKLSYDFPHSIGKVHAFYGHPLVWVRALSYILRIGKENLRKIAEFSILNANYLRKKLEKYLENPYPNRPSMHEFVLSAENIKRKHNVKALDIAKRLLDYGFHAPTMYFPLIVKEALMIEPTETESIETLDEFVKTIEKIIEEIEKNPEVVINAPHTTPVKRLDEVKANKELNVRETLLD
- the gltX gene encoding glutamate--tRNA ligase, translating into MEVRLRFAPSPTGVLHVGGVRTAIYNFLYAKKMRGKFLLRIEDTDVERSREEFIDVILGGLRWLKIEWDEEIIFQSKRLEIYRKYAEKLIREKKAYYCFCLEEELEEERKILRLEKKPTKYSRKCLKRSEVEIKKLLSENREKAIRFLVPEGETRFVDLIHGEIVFKNEEIEDFIILRSDGTPTYNFACVIDDKDMGITHVIRGDDHISNTPKQILLYKAFGWKIPEFAHLPMILGPDRKKLSKRHGATSVIEFKEEGFLPEALFNFLALLGWSPGGDVEIISREEMIEKFDIRDCRKSASIFDRQKLLWMNSEYIKRKDINELVELSLEFLRKEKWWKREYEKDLDFLKKVIELTRERAKVLRDIPYLIDYFYKDDFGYDIEAVERYFADPKVFEGLEEVKGEFETLEVWNEEEIEKVVRKVADNLGEKHAFLIHPLRIALTGRKVGPSLFKLMELIGKERCIERIRRIIKELWGYIPGKTEFKKI